The following coding sequences are from one Seonamhaeicola sp. ML3 window:
- a CDS encoding NupC/NupG family nucleoside CNT transporter has product MKQLFLSFLVFFLVFSTSTLAQGTEKETLQEATVSVNEQTTVSTTPDTTNTTLVNHKTNCSIIPSEGFSLKSLWRGVLGMISLVFIAFLFSSNRKAINWRIVGIGLGFQLLIAIGVLKVEFVKAIFEFIGGLFVQVLEFTRAGSKFLFEGLVVDMDTFGFIFAFQVLPTIIFFSALTSVLYYLGIIQIVVKGFGWLLSKLLKISGAESLSVAGNIFLGQTEAPLLIKAYLEKMNKSEMLLVMIGGMATVAGAVLAAYIGFLGGDDPELRLFYAKHLLAASVMAAPGAIVISKILYPQTESVNTEVKVSQDKIGSNFLDAIANGTTEGLKLAVNVGAMLLVFVAFIAMFNFIFLKVGHYSGINDWIVANTRYDSLSLEFLLGYAFAPLMWLIGVAKEDMALMGQLLGIKLAASEFIGYIQLADLKNVASATHLKFEKSVIMATYMLCGFANFASIGIQIGGIGSLAPGQRKVLSHFGMKALIGGTIASLVSATIAGMIIG; this is encoded by the coding sequence ATGAAACAACTTTTTCTGTCATTTCTTGTCTTTTTTTTGGTTTTTTCAACTTCAACATTAGCACAGGGAACAGAAAAAGAAACTTTGCAGGAAGCTACTGTTTCAGTTAACGAACAGACAACAGTTAGCACAACTCCTGATACTACCAATACTACACTTGTTAACCATAAAACTAATTGTTCTATAATTCCAAGTGAAGGCTTTTCTTTAAAAAGTCTTTGGCGCGGTGTTTTAGGAATGATATCACTGGTATTTATAGCCTTTCTCTTTAGTAGCAATAGAAAAGCAATCAATTGGAGAATTGTAGGCATAGGTTTAGGGTTTCAATTACTTATAGCTATTGGTGTTTTAAAAGTTGAATTTGTAAAGGCCATCTTTGAATTTATTGGAGGCCTTTTTGTTCAAGTCTTAGAATTTACAAGAGCTGGAAGTAAATTCCTTTTTGAAGGTTTAGTAGTTGATATGGACACTTTTGGATTCATTTTTGCCTTTCAAGTTTTACCAACTATTATTTTCTTTTCGGCATTAACCTCTGTTCTATATTATTTAGGAATTATTCAAATTGTTGTAAAAGGATTTGGATGGCTACTATCTAAACTTTTAAAAATATCAGGAGCCGAAAGTTTAAGTGTTGCAGGCAATATCTTTTTGGGTCAAACTGAAGCTCCACTTTTAATAAAGGCTTATTTAGAAAAGATGAATAAGTCTGAAATGCTCTTGGTTATGATTGGAGGTATGGCAACCGTAGCAGGAGCTGTTTTAGCAGCCTACATAGGGTTCTTAGGTGGTGACGACCCAGAGCTAAGATTATTTTACGCAAAACATTTATTGGCAGCATCTGTAATGGCGGCACCAGGCGCCATTGTGATTTCAAAAATATTATATCCTCAGACTGAAAGTGTAAATACCGAAGTAAAAGTTTCACAAGATAAAATCGGTTCTAATTTTTTGGACGCTATTGCTAATGGGACAACCGAAGGATTAAAATTAGCTGTAAACGTTGGAGCAATGTTACTGGTTTTTGTTGCCTTCATCGCAATGTTTAACTTTATATTCTTGAAGGTTGGTCATTACTCTGGAATCAATGATTGGATAGTTGCTAATACAAGATATGACAGCTTATCATTAGAGTTTCTTTTGGGTTATGCCTTTGCTCCGCTAATGTGGCTTATTGGTGTTGCCAAAGAAGACATGGCACTTATGGGGCAGCTGCTTGGGATTAAATTAGCCGCCAGTGAATTTATAGGTTATATTCAATTGGCGGACTTAAAAAATGTTGCAAGTGCAACCCATCTTAAATTTGAAAAGTCGGTTATTATGGCAACCTACATGCTTTGTGGATTTGCCAATTTTGCCTCAATAGGAATTCAAATTGGAGGTATAGGTTCTTTAGCTCCAGGACAACGTAAAGTCTTATCTCACTTTGGAATGAAAGCCTTAATTGGTGGAACTATCGCTTCTTTGGTATCGGCTACTATTGCAGGCATGATTATAGGCTAA
- a CDS encoding DUF2867 domain-containing protein, translated as MKIREETIPNTNAIKSALSKIDFKDTFATTNKTDDLKTISNLIFGTFPGWIGFLMKLRNTLVKPFGLKVDMPEDYNIDFKVGGYSGFFKIYNILDNELILGADDKHLNFRVSILDSSEPSFNIKVTTLVEYNNFFGKTYMVIVAPFHRIVVKSMVKRAYNVDSH; from the coding sequence ATGAAAATAAGAGAAGAGACAATACCAAACACAAACGCTATCAAATCGGCACTATCAAAAATTGATTTTAAGGATACTTTTGCCACAACCAATAAAACAGACGACTTAAAAACAATTTCAAATTTAATATTTGGAACTTTTCCAGGTTGGATTGGGTTTTTAATGAAACTTCGGAATACGCTTGTTAAACCTTTTGGATTAAAAGTAGACATGCCAGAAGATTACAACATCGACTTTAAAGTAGGAGGTTACTCTGGTTTTTTTAAAATTTACAATATTCTTGACAACGAGCTTATTCTGGGCGCAGACGATAAGCACCTTAATTTTAGAGTAAGTATCCTTGATTCGTCCGAGCCAAGTTTTAATATAAAAGTAACCACTCTAGTAGAATACAATAATTTTTTTGGTAAGACATATATGGTCATTGTTGCTCCATTTCATCGTATTGTGGTTAAAAGCATGGTGAAACGAGCCTATAATGTTGATTCTCATTAG
- a CDS encoding pyruvate dehydrogenase complex E1 component subunit beta, with amino-acid sequence MKTIQFREAVCEAMSEEMRRDESVYLMGEEVAEYNGAYKASKGMLDEFGPKRVIDTPIAELGFAGIAVGSTMTGNRPIVEYMTFNFSLVGIDQIINNAAKIRQMSGGQFKCPIVFRGPTASAGQLGATHSQAFENWFANTPGLKVVVPSNPADAKGLLKSAIRDDDPVIFMESEQMYGDKGEVPEGEYLIPIGVADIKRKGDDVTIVSFGKIIKEAYKAADELAKEDISCEIIDLRTVRPMDRKAIVESVKKTNRLVVLEEAWPFGNVATEITYLVQSEAFDYLDAPVIKLNTADTPAPYSPVLLKEWLPNSEDVIKAVKKVLYQ; translated from the coding sequence ATGAAGACAATTCAATTTAGAGAGGCTGTATGTGAGGCCATGAGCGAAGAAATGCGCAGGGATGAGAGCGTGTATTTAATGGGTGAAGAAGTAGCAGAATACAATGGGGCTTACAAGGCTTCTAAAGGTATGTTAGACGAGTTTGGTCCAAAACGTGTTATAGATACGCCAATCGCTGAGCTAGGTTTTGCAGGTATTGCCGTGGGTTCGACCATGACAGGAAATAGGCCTATAGTAGAGTACATGACTTTTAATTTCTCTTTAGTTGGAATTGATCAAATTATAAACAACGCAGCTAAAATCAGGCAAATGTCTGGTGGGCAATTTAAATGTCCTATTGTATTCCGTGGGCCAACAGCATCTGCCGGTCAATTAGGGGCAACACACTCACAAGCTTTTGAAAACTGGTTTGCAAATACGCCAGGATTAAAAGTTGTTGTGCCATCAAATCCTGCTGATGCCAAAGGATTATTGAAATCTGCTATCCGTGATGATGATCCCGTTATTTTCATGGAAAGTGAGCAAATGTACGGTGATAAAGGCGAAGTTCCAGAAGGTGAATATTTAATCCCAATTGGTGTTGCAGATATTAAAAGAAAAGGAGATGATGTAACTATCGTGTCTTTCGGAAAGATTATTAAAGAGGCTTATAAAGCAGCCGATGAATTAGCCAAAGAAGATATTTCATGTGAAATTATCGATTTGCGTACTGTTCGTCCAATGGACAGAAAAGCTATTGTAGAGTCTGTTAAAAAAACAAATAGATTAGTCGTGCTGGAAGAAGCTTGGCCATTTGGTAATGTGGCTACGGAAATTACATACTTAGTGCAATCTGAAGCATTCGATTACTTAGATGCTCCAGTAATTAAACTAAACACAGCTGATACACCTGCACCATATTCTCCAGTTCTATTGAAAGAATGGTTACCAAATAGCGAGGATGTGATAAAAGCGGTGAAGAAAGTTTTGTATCAATAA
- a CDS encoding NADP-dependent isocitrate dehydrogenase, which yields MEVKALNGSFKKGNTLNKVKIAIAQGDGIGPEIMDATLKILREAGANIEPNYIELGEKVYLSGNTSGITTEAWETIGDTKIILKAPVTTPQGKGYKSLNVTLRKSLGLFANVRPVAALHPYVHTNFPNMDVVIVRENEEDLYAGIEHQQTDDVVQCLKLITRPGCERIIRYAFEYARAFGRKKVTCMIKDNIMKLTDGLFHKVFIEIASEYPDIINESQIIDIGAAHLAAHPERYDVIVTSNLYGDIISDIAAEIGGSVGMAGSANIGKNIAMFEAIHGSAPDIAGKNIANPSGLINAAINMLAYIGQSDVADKIKNAWLTTLEEGYHTADIYNNKFSIKKVSTSEFADAIIERLGETPRKLGVSKLTSGTGEIFIPEYKRKEAKKQLLGVDVFIDWKGSNPEEIGGILSGINAFKLKLKMITNRGVKVYPKGLKETYCTDHWRCRFVAVDADIETQEPVYKPVEFEQVLALLSKLHNTGLDIIKTENLYEFNGKRAFSLGQGE from the coding sequence ATGGAAGTAAAAGCATTAAACGGTAGTTTTAAAAAAGGAAATACACTTAATAAAGTAAAGATAGCAATTGCTCAAGGTGATGGTATAGGTCCGGAGATTATGGATGCTACACTTAAAATTCTTAGGGAGGCAGGAGCTAACATAGAACCTAATTATATTGAACTAGGGGAAAAGGTTTACTTGTCTGGAAACACATCCGGTATTACCACAGAGGCTTGGGAAACCATAGGTGATACCAAAATAATCTTGAAAGCACCCGTTACTACACCTCAAGGAAAAGGGTACAAGAGTTTAAATGTAACTTTGCGCAAATCTTTAGGGCTTTTTGCCAATGTGCGTCCAGTGGCAGCTTTACATCCATACGTGCATACCAACTTTCCAAACATGGACGTAGTAATAGTAAGGGAAAATGAAGAGGATTTATATGCCGGTATAGAACACCAACAAACCGATGATGTGGTACAGTGTTTAAAGCTAATAACTAGACCCGGTTGTGAGCGTATTATACGTTATGCTTTTGAATATGCAAGAGCTTTTGGTAGAAAGAAAGTGACCTGTATGATTAAAGATAATATCATGAAGCTAACCGATGGACTTTTCCACAAGGTGTTTATTGAAATAGCTTCAGAATATCCAGATATTATTAATGAGTCTCAAATTATTGACATTGGTGCAGCGCATCTAGCCGCACATCCAGAACGCTACGATGTTATTGTTACATCAAATCTTTACGGAGATATCATATCTGATATTGCGGCAGAAATTGGAGGCTCTGTTGGTATGGCTGGTTCTGCAAATATTGGAAAGAACATAGCTATGTTCGAAGCCATACACGGATCTGCTCCCGATATTGCGGGTAAAAATATCGCTAACCCATCTGGGCTTATAAATGCTGCAATTAATATGTTGGCATACATAGGTCAGTCCGATGTAGCCGATAAAATTAAAAATGCTTGGTTAACTACATTAGAAGAAGGCTACCACACAGCCGATATTTATAATAATAAATTCAGCATAAAAAAAGTGTCAACTAGCGAGTTTGCTGATGCCATTATTGAACGCTTAGGTGAGACGCCCAGAAAATTAGGCGTTAGTAAGCTTACTAGTGGTACAGGTGAGATTTTTATTCCTGAATACAAAAGAAAAGAGGCGAAGAAGCAGTTGCTTGGAGTTGATGTGTTTATCGATTGGAAAGGTTCAAATCCAGAGGAAATAGGGGGCATACTTTCAGGTATAAATGCATTTAAATTAAAGTTGAAAATGATTACCAATAGAGGTGTTAAAGTGTATCCCAAGGGATTAAAGGAGACCTATTGTACAGATCATTGGAGGTGTCGCTTTGTAGCTGTAGATGCTGACATAGAAACACAAGAGCCAGTATATAAACCAGTAGAATTCGAACAAGTTTTGGCGTTGCTTTCAAAATTACATAATACAGGTTTGGATATTATTAAAACTGAAAACCTCTATGAATTTAACGGAAAGAGAGCATTTTCTTTAGGCCAAGGCGAATAA
- a CDS encoding DUF5686 family protein: MKIKLFFVLFLAVVGLALSQTKVSGLVFDEDNEPIAFANVIFQGSTQGTITNEDGRFYLESEENWDALVISFIGYETLIFPLNKKVNYNLEFILKEEAAQLDAVVLTTGKQSKKNNPAIDILRKIWENKRENGLKRFKQYEYDKYEKVEFDINTIDSALIKSRLFKGMEFVFNEVDTSRVTGKTYLPMFINEAASRVYGDNSINKQKEVLKGNKNSGFSDNQVIIDFVDDLYSDFNVYDNYLKFFDKSFVSPLSRTGINTYNYVLTDSAFIDNKWCFNIIYYPRRKNELTFKGDFWVADTTYAVKEINLQASKSANINWVKEIYIEQEFDVLNDSLFLVKRDYMMSDFAFSKKEQSRGVYGKRTTLYDNYTFDLEKDKKFYDAEVYNYDQDVYDRDDAFWEQNRLEALNKDEKGVYKMLDTLTTVKKFKRLYNLGSILSSGYIEFNTLPLDYGPIFSTFGFNDVEGLRLRTGGRTYFGRNDLWRLEGFLAYGFRDDKFKYGISGKVLLDKKSRLIVSGGNRRDVEQIGASLTTSTDVLGRSLASSAVVGNGSNDKLTTINLTSFAIEAEPFRNLILRLGANYRTLESASPTFSLDYNTPTGVESEIKQFETSASVFYFPGRKTTGFGVERLDANDDYARVFAQISRGGRNMFKSDFDYTKLQFSYVQPWQLGGFGRLTTSIETGKTFGEVPLGLLSVIPGNQTFFSIYNTFSQLDFYEFVSDTYASFHLQHNFNGRLFSRIPFLRKLNLREIVSIRGVWGDLSQENIALSNVPSNPANLELIAPNKEPYYEYSLGIGNIFKVFRIDFNFRGNYLDNPGSRKFGVTGAFGFNF, translated from the coding sequence ATGAAAATAAAACTATTTTTTGTTCTTTTCTTAGCAGTTGTTGGCTTAGCTCTATCTCAGACTAAAGTTAGCGGATTGGTCTTTGATGAAGACAATGAACCAATTGCTTTTGCTAATGTCATTTTTCAAGGGTCTACTCAGGGAACTATAACAAACGAAGATGGGAGGTTTTATTTAGAGTCTGAAGAAAATTGGGACGCACTTGTAATCTCATTTATAGGATATGAAACTTTAATATTCCCTCTAAATAAAAAAGTTAACTACAATTTAGAATTCATTTTAAAAGAGGAGGCTGCCCAACTAGATGCTGTGGTTCTAACTACCGGTAAGCAATCTAAAAAAAACAACCCTGCCATAGACATTCTTAGAAAGATATGGGAAAACAAAAGAGAAAACGGGTTAAAGCGCTTTAAACAGTATGAATACGATAAATACGAAAAAGTTGAATTCGACATTAATACCATAGATAGTGCTCTTATAAAAAGTCGGTTGTTCAAAGGTATGGAGTTTGTATTTAATGAAGTGGATACCTCCAGGGTAACAGGTAAAACCTATTTGCCTATGTTTATAAACGAGGCAGCATCAAGAGTTTATGGCGATAACAGCATTAATAAACAGAAGGAAGTTTTGAAGGGTAATAAGAATTCTGGCTTTAGTGATAATCAAGTAATCATTGATTTTGTTGATGATTTGTATTCCGATTTCAATGTGTACGACAATTATTTAAAGTTCTTTGACAAGAGTTTTGTAAGTCCTTTATCAAGAACCGGAATTAACACTTACAACTACGTTTTAACCGATAGTGCTTTTATTGACAATAAATGGTGTTTCAATATTATTTACTATCCCCGAAGAAAAAATGAACTCACCTTTAAAGGAGATTTTTGGGTTGCCGACACCACCTACGCTGTTAAGGAAATTAATCTACAGGCCTCAAAGAGTGCTAACATAAATTGGGTTAAAGAAATTTATATCGAACAGGAGTTTGATGTGCTCAACGATTCACTCTTTTTAGTGAAACGGGATTATATGATGTCCGATTTCGCATTCAGTAAAAAGGAGCAATCAAGAGGTGTTTATGGTAAGCGCACTACACTTTACGATAATTATACTTTCGATTTGGAAAAGGATAAGAAATTCTATGACGCCGAAGTGTACAATTACGACCAAGATGTTTACGATAGAGATGATGCCTTTTGGGAGCAGAACAGACTCGAGGCACTTAATAAAGATGAAAAAGGTGTTTACAAAATGCTTGATACCTTAACCACTGTTAAAAAGTTTAAGCGACTCTATAACTTAGGAAGTATTTTATCATCTGGATACATAGAGTTCAATACATTACCATTGGATTATGGACCTATTTTTTCCACTTTTGGCTTTAACGATGTAGAAGGGTTGCGATTACGAACCGGGGGAAGAACTTATTTTGGAAGAAACGATTTATGGCGATTAGAGGGCTTTTTAGCCTATGGTTTTAGAGATGATAAATTTAAGTATGGTATTTCAGGAAAAGTACTCTTAGACAAGAAAAGTAGACTAATAGTCTCTGGCGGAAACAGAAGAGATGTAGAACAAATTGGGGCTAGCTTAACCACAAGCACTGATGTTTTAGGAAGGAGTTTAGCTTCTTCTGCTGTGGTAGGCAATGGGTCTAACGACAAATTAACTACAATAAACCTTACAAGTTTTGCTATAGAAGCAGAACCCTTTAGAAATCTTATACTTAGATTAGGTGCTAATTATCGAACACTAGAATCGGCCTCTCCAACCTTTAGTTTGGATTACAATACGCCTACAGGAGTTGAGTCTGAGATTAAACAATTTGAAACTTCGGCATCTGTATTTTATTTTCCTGGCCGAAAAACCACAGGATTTGGTGTAGAGCGTCTGGATGCTAACGATGATTATGCCCGTGTTTTTGCCCAAATTAGTAGAGGGGGTAGAAATATGTTCAAAAGCGATTTTGATTATACTAAGTTGCAGTTTTCTTATGTGCAACCGTGGCAGTTGGGTGGTTTTGGAAGGTTAACAACCTCTATTGAAACTGGAAAAACTTTTGGAGAAGTACCTCTTGGTTTGTTGAGTGTTATACCTGGTAACCAAACATTCTTTTCAATTTACAACACCTTCTCTCAGTTGGATTTCTATGAATTTGTTTCAGATACGTATGCTTCATTTCACCTGCAACATAACTTTAACGGGAGGTTGTTTTCTAGAATACCATTTTTAAGAAAATTAAATTTACGTGAAATCGTTAGCATTCGAGGAGTTTGGGGAGACTTATCTCAAGAAAATATAGCCTTAAGTAATGTGCCTAGCAATCCTGCCAATTTAGAGCTTATTGCTCCAAACAAAGAACCCTATTACGAATACAGTTTGGGTATTGGTAATATTTTTAAAGTGTTTAGAATAGATTTTAACTTCAGGGGTAACTATTTGGATAATCCCGGATCTAGGAAGTTTGGGGTAACCGGGGCATTTGGTTTTAATTTTTAA
- a CDS encoding RidA family protein codes for MKHQSIQSEITKNIALIICFLLSIPVLGQDTNGKIMKKERIDANPNWDYSQAVKITDFSELLFISGQIPENEQNEVPKTIKEQCKYAWANVEKQLKNANMTAENLVKVNFFVSDRKYLPVVYRLRQNKLQDIKPALTIVITGIYREEWLLEIEAIAAR; via the coding sequence ATGAAACATCAATCAATACAATCAGAAATTACCAAAAACATAGCTTTAATTATCTGCTTCTTACTTTCAATTCCTGTTCTGGGACAAGATACCAATGGAAAAATAATGAAAAAAGAAAGAATAGATGCTAATCCAAATTGGGACTACTCTCAAGCTGTAAAGATTACAGACTTTTCCGAATTATTATTCATAAGTGGGCAAATCCCTGAAAACGAACAAAATGAAGTACCAAAGACTATTAAAGAACAATGTAAATATGCATGGGCTAATGTAGAGAAACAGCTAAAAAATGCTAATATGACAGCCGAAAACTTAGTTAAGGTGAATTTTTTTGTGTCGGACAGAAAGTATCTACCTGTAGTTTATCGACTTAGACAAAATAAGCTTCAAGACATTAAACCTGCTCTAACAATTGTAATTACTGGAATATATAGAGAGGAATGGCTTTTAGAAATTGAAGCCATAGCCGCAAGGTAA
- a CDS encoding bifunctional nuclease family protein, with protein MSLVRLNIKGISYSQTQNGAYALILNEVDGDRKLPIVIGAFEAQSIAIALEKEIRPPRPLTHDLFKNFADRFDVIVKQVIIHKLVDGVFFSSLICERDKIEEIIDARTSDAIALALRFEAPIFTYKNILDKAGIYLKVNPSSDDENETKEDSILMDDVMAGELEPAIRDNYGDKSIDELEKLLDEAVANEDYEKAAHIRDEISKRK; from the coding sequence ATGAGCTTAGTACGGTTAAATATAAAGGGCATCTCTTATAGCCAAACACAAAATGGTGCCTATGCCCTAATATTAAATGAAGTTGACGGAGACCGCAAACTCCCTATAGTAATTGGTGCTTTTGAAGCACAATCCATAGCAATTGCACTTGAAAAAGAAATCCGTCCACCAAGACCTCTTACTCACGATTTATTCAAGAATTTTGCTGATAGATTTGATGTCATTGTAAAACAAGTTATTATACACAAACTAGTAGATGGTGTCTTTTTTTCAAGTTTAATTTGCGAACGTGATAAAATCGAGGAAATTATTGATGCAAGAACCAGTGATGCTATTGCCCTTGCTCTAAGATTTGAAGCACCTATTTTCACATATAAGAATATTCTGGACAAGGCTGGCATTTATTTAAAGGTAAACCCTTCTAGCGATGATGAAAACGAAACTAAAGAAGACAGCATATTAATGGACGATGTTATGGCAGGTGAGCTAGAGCCAGCGATTAGAGACAATTACGGCGATAAATCTATAGATGAATTAGAAAAATTACTTGACGAGGCTGTCGCCAATGAAGACTATGAAAAGGCAGCACATATAAGAGACGAAATCTCCAAACGAAAATAA
- a CDS encoding electron transfer flavoprotein subunit beta/FixA family protein, which translates to MNVLVCISHVPDTTSKINFTDNDSKFDTNGVQFIINPNDEFGLTRAMWLKEKQGAKVTVASVGGPETEPTLRKALAIGADEAIRVNTEAKDGFTVAKQLAEVVKNGGFDLVIAGRESIDYNGGMVPGMIAGLLDANFVNNCIALEVEGNTAKATREIDGGKETVSTVLPLVIGGQKGLVEESDLRIPNMRGIMMARKKPLSVVEPVDSNNKTTSIKFEKPAPKGDVKLVSEDNLDELISLLHNEAKVI; encoded by the coding sequence ATGAATGTTTTAGTGTGTATAAGTCATGTTCCAGACACGACTTCAAAAATAAATTTCACCGATAACGATTCAAAATTCGACACAAACGGTGTACAGTTCATAATCAATCCAAACGATGAATTTGGATTAACTCGTGCCATGTGGCTCAAAGAAAAACAAGGTGCAAAAGTCACTGTTGCCAGTGTTGGTGGTCCTGAAACTGAACCTACACTAAGAAAAGCACTTGCCATTGGAGCCGATGAAGCTATTCGTGTAAATACAGAAGCTAAAGATGGATTTACAGTTGCCAAACAACTTGCTGAAGTTGTTAAAAATGGAGGATTTGATCTTGTTATCGCTGGGAGAGAATCCATAGACTATAACGGTGGTATGGTACCAGGGATGATAGCTGGTTTGTTAGATGCCAATTTTGTAAACAACTGCATCGCTCTTGAAGTTGAAGGCAATACGGCCAAGGCTACCAGAGAAATCGATGGTGGAAAAGAAACTGTATCAACAGTTTTACCGTTGGTTATTGGTGGACAAAAAGGACTAGTAGAAGAAAGCGATTTGCGAATCCCCAACATGAGAGGCATTATGATGGCTCGAAAAAAACCGTTATCAGTTGTAGAACCTGTGGACAGCAACAACAAAACCACATCTATAAAGTTTGAAAAACCAGCGCCCAAAGGCGATGTGAAATTGGTAAGCGAAGATAATCTAGACGAATTAATTAGTTTACTCCACAACGAAGCTAAAGTAATCTAG
- a CDS encoding electron transfer flavoprotein subunit alpha/FixB family protein produces the protein MSVLVYTESDQGTFKKGALEVASYAKAVANQLGTTVTAVSINAEDTSELGNYGVDKVLSVSNSDLEAFNAKTYANIIEQAAEKESAQVIVLSSSADSKYLAPLLAVGLNAGYASNVIEAPSSTSPFSVKRNAFTNKAFEIAQINTDVKVIGVSSNAFGLIESSGSATAEDFSPAIPESKITVESVDKATDKVTIADADIVVSGGRGLKGPENWGLIEELADVLGAATACSKPVSDLGWRPHSEHVGQTGKPVASNLYIAIGISGAIQHLAGVNASKTKVVINTDPEAPFFKAAEYGVVGDAFKVVPELIEKLKVFKAQQ, from the coding sequence ATGTCAGTTTTAGTATATACAGAATCAGATCAAGGAACATTTAAAAAAGGAGCTTTAGAAGTAGCTTCTTATGCCAAAGCAGTTGCAAATCAGTTAGGGACTACAGTTACAGCTGTCTCCATTAATGCTGAAGACACCTCAGAATTGGGAAATTACGGCGTAGACAAAGTATTGAGCGTTTCCAACTCTGATCTAGAGGCATTTAATGCAAAAACTTATGCAAACATTATAGAACAAGCCGCTGAAAAAGAAAGTGCACAAGTTATTGTTTTAAGTTCTAGTGCAGACAGTAAATATCTAGCACCTCTTTTAGCCGTTGGCTTAAATGCTGGTTATGCCTCAAATGTGATTGAAGCCCCTAGCAGCACATCTCCTTTTTCTGTTAAAAGAAATGCTTTTACAAACAAGGCTTTTGAAATAGCTCAAATAAATACAGACGTTAAGGTTATAGGTGTATCTAGCAATGCTTTTGGGTTGATTGAATCTTCAGGAAGCGCTACTGCTGAAGACTTTTCACCAGCAATCCCTGAATCAAAAATTACAGTTGAATCTGTAGATAAGGCCACAGACAAAGTAACCATAGCCGATGCCGATATTGTTGTATCTGGAGGACGCGGATTAAAAGGTCCAGAAAACTGGGGGCTAATAGAAGAACTAGCTGACGTTTTGGGTGCCGCAACCGCATGTTCTAAACCTGTTTCAGACTTAGGCTGGAGACCACATTCTGAACACGTAGGGCAAACAGGAAAACCTGTAGCGTCTAATCTTTATATTGCCATAGGTATATCTGGAGCTATACAGCATTTAGCTGGGGTTAACGCGTCTAAAACTAAAGTCGTAATAAATACAGACCCAGAAGCACCTTTCTTCAAAGCCGCAGAATATGGAGTGGTTGGAGACGCTTTTAAAGTCGTACCAGAACTCATCGAAAAATTAAAAGTTTTTAAGGCTCAGCAATAA
- a CDS encoding RidA family protein has translation MNSSKLFKALMIVIFSINFCTGQETEKQALAKLSFMMGNWSGTSTEYSVKNTTRVKVQESVNYILGGNAIAIDVTSSSLDLHTIITYSVKDSCFYYQPFNKTGAGKYKGKFVDGKFLVTFNPKNKLTFEKTKKGEFHEYGETLIKGKWIKYFEDILMPAPSNNYTPVKKNKITREHIDPITALTNVVAIDHENHKTIYIAGQVGTGKTKEMQLETAYKAIEKRLAQAGATFADLVEMKIYIVDYDPDKDLDMFFKVRKKLYGNIKMPPNVFIGISSLYSKEKLIELSGTAIVIK, from the coding sequence ATGAATTCAAGTAAATTATTTAAAGCCCTAATGATAGTAATATTCTCAATAAACTTCTGTACCGGTCAAGAAACTGAAAAACAAGCATTAGCAAAACTTTCATTCATGATGGGGAATTGGTCGGGAACGTCTACAGAGTACTCCGTTAAAAACACCACTAGAGTTAAAGTACAGGAAAGTGTTAATTATATACTTGGAGGAAATGCTATAGCAATAGATGTGACATCTTCCAGCTTAGATTTACATACCATTATAACTTACAGTGTTAAAGACAGTTGCTTCTATTATCAACCGTTTAATAAAACTGGTGCCGGCAAATACAAGGGTAAATTTGTTGACGGTAAATTTTTAGTAACCTTCAACCCAAAGAACAAACTAACTTTTGAAAAAACAAAAAAAGGAGAATTTCATGAATATGGAGAAACGCTAATAAAGGGAAAATGGATTAAATACTTTGAAGATATACTAATGCCAGCCCCATCAAACAACTACACGCCTGTTAAAAAAAATAAGATAACCAGAGAACATATCGACCCCATAACAGCTTTAACCAACGTAGTGGCAATAGACCATGAAAACCATAAAACAATTTATATTGCAGGCCAAGTAGGAACTGGAAAGACCAAGGAAATGCAACTAGAAACCGCTTATAAAGCTATTGAAAAACGCTTGGCACAAGCTGGCGCAACATTCGCCGATTTAGTTGAAATGAAAATATACATAGTAGATTATGACCCCGACAAAGATCTAGACATGTTTTTCAAAGTAAGAAAAAAACTCTACGGAAATATTAAGATGCCTCCAAACGTATTTATCGGAATCTCTTCTTTATACAGCAAAGAAAAATTAATTGAACTATCTGGAACTGCCATTGTTATTAAATAA